Proteins from a genomic interval of Crassostrea angulata isolate pt1a10 chromosome 7, ASM2561291v2, whole genome shotgun sequence:
- the LOC128191191 gene encoding leucine-rich repeat-containing protein 74B-like yields the protein MFLMTSNSSKRAFITELLDRESTSEDDYETSSFSPILQRYRNSKDESQKDYIRACKHCGVVPLTVFLRQLGEKSMSLRFQLLSQKAIKSCAIALLRNSKLQSLDLEGCQIRQSGAKYMFDVLEKRTNITEINLGSNKLGTEGLQWIVRLLQSNHHIKSINLSDNQFEDTDAVYISDILHGDNILNELNLSHNNFSAEGGLIIGSALGCNETIKNLNLSWNHIRGRGAQAIGLGLQKNASIRILNVSWNGFDVAGCHGLSHGLSKNSTLVDLDLCSNRVGIIALSKLLEGMKRNSTLEVLRIGNNPITAQGPMFILQSLKSIPNIKYIDLHLQPVDMDFVSSLITCQKTRDIHVTYGKVCLKPATGDEDSTMYIKGDPVTVMFEFTRMKAVDVLDLFITFDTDGSHSVTWEEFKEGVQVSKIPVRMRDLDTIIKRIDINLDGEINFSELMIAQKEHNLRVKRLMDKGERVFINSEVGVIHQELLDWFKDKGVFLKNYSFLSTLQASEN from the exons ATGTTCCTAATGACGTCGAATTCCTCAAAAAGAGCATTCATTACAGAACTGCTTGACCGAGAGAGCACATCAGAAG ATGATTATGAAACGAGCAGTTTtagtccaattttacaaagataCAGGAACAGTAAAGACGAAAGCCAGAAGGACTACATTAGAGCGTGTAAACACTGCGGGGTCGTCCCCTTAACGGTGTTCCTTCGACAGCTTGGAGAGAAAAGCATGTCGCTAAGGTTCCAACTACTCTCCCAGAAGGCCATCAAGTCGTGCGCAATCGCTCTGCTA CGTAACTCGAAACTTCAGTCCTTAGATCTGGAAGGTTGTCAGATTCGCCAATCGGGAGCCAAGTACATGTTCGATGTCCTGGAAAAGAGGACAAACATTACAGAAATA AATCTCGGCAGCAATAAGCTTGGGACTGAAGGATTACAATGGATTGTTCGACTACTGCAATCAAACCACCATATAAAGTCCATTAATTTATCAG ATAATCAGTTTGAGGACACTGATGCCGTCTACATATCAgatatattacat ggAGACAATATCTTGAATGAACTCAATCTAAGCCACAATAACTTCTCTGCAGAGGGCGGCTTAATCATAGGAAGTGctttag GCTGTAATGAGACaataaaaaatctgaatttgagCTGGAATCACATACGAGGAAGAGGTGCTCAAGCAATTGGTCTGGGTCTCCAG aaaaatgcatcaatacGGATTCTGAATGTATCCTGGAACGGTTTTGATGTGGCTGGTTGCCATGGTCTTTCACATGGATTGTCGAAGAATAGCACGCTTGTAGATTTAGATTTATGCTCCAACAGGGTTGGTATAATTGCCCTCTCCAAGTTGTTGGAAGGAATGAAAAGAAACTCCACCCTCGAAGTTCTAAGG ATCGGCAACAACCCTATTACTGCCCAGGGACCAATGTTTATACTGCAATCTCTTAAGTCGATACCAAACATCAAATATATTGATCTTCAT CTGCAACCAGTTGACATGGACTTCGTCTCTAGCTTGATCACCTGTCAAAAGACCCGCGACATCCACGTCACCTATGGAAAGGTTTGTCTCAAACCAGCCACAGGAGACGAAGACTCAACGATGTACATAAAAGGGGACCCAGTCACTGTTATGTTCGAGTTCACAAGGATGAAAGCCGTTGATGTTTTGGATCTTTTTATCACTTTCGACACGGATGGTAGTCATTCTGTCACGTGGGAGGAATTTAAAGAGGGTGTACAG GTAAGCAAAATTCCTGTTAGAATGCGTGACCTGGACACAATAATTAAACGAATTGACATCAACTTGGATGGAGAAATCAACTTTTC GGAATTGATGATTGCTcagaaagagcacaatttacGGGTAAAGCGGCTGATGGACAAGGGAGAACGGGTCTTTATAAACAGCGAGGTTGGAGTGATACACCAGGAGCTGCTAGACTGGTTCAAAGACAAAGGGGTGTTCCTTAAGAACTACTCTTTTTTATCAACTTTGCAAGCATCTGAAAACTAG
- the LOC128155479 gene encoding leucine-rich repeat-containing protein 74B-like, with protein MDVKRGESPSMGEKIFRMVTPPAKREARRSLKSTSLGMAAKYRLSTNSSVSSNASSTSTVPAKPAPNKVNRVRKSEIDLQLQREMEQIRMEEEERKRGEELMLKEKQKIKIEDFEDYDLDDDSDLSDTESLGEEISQRMYMEACKDLHITPIKALYKALGTDRLAVVGVILKKNESKACAIGLVRNSIVETLILESNELGGYGAKCIADAITRNEYLTEIRIVENNIGTEGARVICDALRKNNYVRRLDLKGNGFHEEDAKYFKDMLDENHALRELYLSHNKFQELGGEIFADGLANNDFLRVLDLSWNHLRMRGAMAIGSALQVNRHLEKLDISWNGFHIRGALTISRALEINTTLLELNLSCNRLSDGCIQILVNGLKKNSNLKVLRIAQNQIYPPGAFKILESIENTPSIALELLDLGDTPVMDTFEKLYKKLQEIRNPFKVIYGMVWATDRQSLASADQEPEEEDLLNEDPLLVLFEYARLQNFRLVDMFKQLDTDNSGSLDRQEFSRGLAQVNIPMNRRSLNRLIDMMDVDGDGEIDFSELMAAQQKHKQLLKSYMKSERPLEDTEIGRIDRLLRKVMYKRFLMRKF; from the exons ATGGATGTAAAACGAGGCGAGAGTCCAAGTATGGGGGAGAAAATCTTCAGG ATGGTTACACCCCCAGCAAAAAGGGAGGCACGCCGATCCCTGAAGTCCACCTCCCTCGGGATGGCAGCTAAGTATCGTCTCTCTACTAATTCGTCTGTGTCCTCCAACGCATCTTCTACGTCCACGGTTCCCGCCAAACCAGCCCCTAATAAGGTCAACAGAGTGAGAAAATCTGAAATCGATCTGCAACTCCAGAGGGAGATGGAACAAATTCGGATGGAGGAAGAAGAGCGGAAAAGAGGAGAAGAACTAAtgctaaaagaaaaacaaaaaatcaaaattgaagaTTTTGAGGACTACGACCTTGATG ATGACAGCGATTTGTCCGACACTGAATCACTGGGCGAGGAGATCAGTCAGAGAATGTATATGGAGGCCTGTAAGGATCTACACATAACGCCCATCAAAGCCCTGTATAAAGCGCTGGGGACGGACAGACTGGCAGTGGTGGGCgtcattttgaaaaagaatgaaTCCAAAGCTTGTGCAATAGGACTTGTG cgAAATTCAATAGTCGAAACACTTATTCTGGAAAGCAATGAACTAGGCGGATATGGTGCTAAATGTATTGCTGATGCAATCACTAGAAATGAATATCTGACGGAAATC AGAATAGTTGAAAATAATATTGGGACAGAGGGTGCTCGGGTGATCTGTGATGCACTACGTAAGAATAACTATGTCCGACGCCTTGATCTAAAAG GAAATGGATTTCACGAGGAAGACGCTAAATACTTCAAAGATATGCTTGAT GAGAACCATGCATTACGAGAACTATATCTTAGTCATAATAAATTTCAAGAGCTTGGTGGAGAAATATTTGCCGATGGTCTCG CAAACAACGATTTTCTAAGAGTACTTGATCTTAGTTGGAATCATTTACGCATGCGTGGTGCAATGGCAATAGGTTCTGCATTACAG GTGAATCGACATTTAGAAAAACTTGATATTTCCTGGAATGGTTTTCATATTCGAGGCGCCCTCACGATTTCCAGAGCGCTAGAAATTAACACCACGCTACTAGAACTTAACCTAAGTTGTAACAGGCTCTCGGACGGATGCATCCAAATTCTGGTGAACGGCTTGAAGAAAAATTCTAACTTAAAAGTCCTTAGG ATTGCGCAAAATCAAATTTATCCACCAGGAGCTTTCAAAATTCTGGAAAGTATAGAAAATACGCCATCCATAGCACTAGAACTCCTTGACTTGGGG GACACACCTGTAATGGACACAtttgaaaaattgtataaaaagcTACAGGAAATTCGGAATCCCTTTAAAGTAATCTACGGCATGGTGTGGGCCACGGATCGCCAATCTCTGGCCAGCGCCGACCAGGAACCGGAAGAGGAGGATCTTCTCAACGAAGATCCGCTCCTAGTCTTGTTCGAGTATGCGCGGTTGCAGAACTTCCGGTTGGTGGACATGTTTAAACAGCTGGATACGGACAACAGCGGATCTCTGGACAGACAAGAGTTCTCAAGAGGATTAGCA CAAGTAAATATCCCCATGAACAGACGTTCTTTAAATCGACTCATAGATATGATGGACGTGGATGGAGATGGTGAAATTGACTTCAG TGAATTAATGGCAGCCCAACAGAAACACAAACAGCTATTGAAAAGTTATATGAAAAGTGAGCGACCACTGGAAGATACAGAAATTGGCCGAATAGACAGACTATTGAGAAAAGTTATGTACAAGAGATTTCTCATGCGCAAATTTTAa